In Nitrospira sp., the genomic window CGAGGTCGCTGCTCAGGAAGCCGCGCTCACCTTTCTCCCGCTCCGGCCCTTTAACTTCGATGTGTCCTTCAACCACCGAACGTTTGCGCCCGAACGTAGGGTCCTTATGCTTCAAGCAGGGTTCACCGCTCTTCAGTACGGACCGCTTGAAGTGAGAACCGTCTACCAGTACTACAGCCATCACACCCCGACGTTCACCACGGATCAACATTCGTTGTACCTCAACCCCCGGTGGAATAATTTCATCGACGTGTTGGATTTTCCCAAAGCCTGGCCGATCAATCGAGTCATCCGGCACGTGCTCTTCGGGCCGCTGGAAAACCGAGCGGTGCCGTACATTGGGGCTGCACTGGGCGGGACCCTTCCTGGACGCGGGGAACATTCCCCCGGGTATCTCTACGGTGGGCAGATCGGGGTACGATTCCCGGTGACCCATGGGCTATCGGTCGACATGGGACTTCAATACACACGGTTTGAGATCGACTTTCGTGGCACGTCTGATCTGTCTGAACAATGGCTATTCACGATTGGATTCCGGCTCTAACGTGATGCAACTGGTTCGTGACATAAGACAAACCATCGATACACGCACAAAACTGGCGCGCTTCAATTTCAGCACCTTGCTGTTGCTGGCAGGGATCTTCTTGCCGGGTTGCGGCCTAGTCTACGACGCGATCACTATGGTCCATCCATTGAGCCGCGATGAGCTGTCGTCTATCTGTGCCCGCGAGCGATTGCGTGTCGGGATCGCCGTGGAACCGTTTCGCCCCTTCGTTTTTCCCGCGGTCTACACCGACGAAGGGATTCGGGTGACGGGCTTGGATATCGAACTCATCCGAGAGGTCGCCGACGCGCTCACCGCCCATTGTGGCGGACCGGCTCCTATCATTCCAACCCTCCATGTCACTCGCTTCCTGGATCTGTTCATCAAAATGAGCGAGGGACAGCTCGATCTATTTGTTTCATCCGTGAGCGGGACTGTTCCCGGGACAAGGCCACCGGGTTTATGGTTTTCCGCTCCATACCTACGCAACGACGGGATCGCCGCCATCGCCCGCGAGCCTAGGGTAAGAGAACACGTGCGGATGCAGTTTGCAAAGCAG contains:
- a CDS encoding transporter substrate-binding domain-containing protein; protein product: MARLICLNNGYSRLDSGSNVMQLVRDIRQTIDTRTKLARFNFSTLLLLAGIFLPGCGLVYDAITMVHPLSRDELSSICARERLRVGIAVEPFRPFVFPAVYTDEGIRVTGLDIELIREVADALTAHCGGPAPIIPTLHVTRFLDLFIKMSEGQLDLFVSSVSGTVPGTRPPGLWFSAPYLRNDGIAAIAREPRVREHVRMQFAKQTGKSNTLTTVQEGFAGLTVAVQKGRPAHLYAQANLQQVRLVVCDSLPAAIEAKDIKIDVILSDHSILEYVTKRVWQEWRLVTQADGTPLIVTQADLSVVTNDEHRRLQWFLNNLLFRLEESGRLKQMRARWIEAEYAPTRRATTEGLPLEVTQVPDHYEQGQCRLSETS